The Actinosynnema mirum DSM 43827 genomic interval CTCCAGCAGCGCCATGATCCGGTCGAGCTGCGCGTCGTAGTAGGACACCGCCGGGAACGACCGCACCTCGCGCGCTCCCCCGTCCCGCTGGAGGACCAGGTTCACCGGGAACGGCCCGGCGGCCGGGCGCAGGAAGTTGCGCAGCCGCGCCTTCCCGCCGGTGAACCGGAACTCGTGGTCGGCCCGGTACGGCCCCACCAGCGAGGCCCGCAGCTCCGCCCGCACCCCGGAGGGCAACCGCAGCACCGCGTCGAACTCCAGGTCCACCCCGTTCGGCCCGGAGAACTCCGAGTGCCCGGACGCGGTCGCGCCGCCCAGCCCGACGACGGCCTGCACCGCGTCGAGCCAGTAGCTGGCCGTGTCGTGGAACGCGCCCCCGCCCAGCTCGGGCCGGAACCGGTACCCGCCCCCCGGCGGCAGGTCGAACGCGATGTGCGAGGAGATCCCGCTCAGCTCCCCCAGCTCCCGCGAGGCGACCAGCTCGCGCACGGCGGCCTGCCACGGGTGCCCGGCGGTGATCACCGCCTCCACCACGTGCACCCCCGCGTCCCCGGCGGCCCGGCGCAGCGCGTGCGCCTCGCGGCGGCCCAGGCACAGCGGTTTCTCCACGACCACGTGCTTGCCCGCCCTGGCCGCCTCGGCGGCCCAGTGCGCGTGCGCGCTGTTGTGCAGCGACACGTAGACGGTGTCGATCCCCTCGTCCCGCACCAGCGCCCGGTAGTCGGCGTGCGCGACCGGCAGCCCGTGCTCGGCGCGGAAGGTCTCGGCGCGCTCGGGCGTCGACGCCGCGACCGCCCTGACCCGGACGTCCTCGCGCCGCCGCGCCGGGTCGAGCACGGCCCGCACCGCGATCCCGGTGGCCCCGATCAACCCCAGCTCACG includes:
- a CDS encoding Gfo/Idh/MocA family protein, translating into MPRELGLIGATGIAVRAVLDPARRREDVRVRAVAASTPERAETFRAEHGLPVAHADYRALVRDEGIDTVYVSLHNSAHAHWAAEAARAGKHVVVEKPLCLGRREAHALRRAAGDAGVHVVEAVITAGHPWQAAVRELVASRELGELSGISSHIAFDLPPGGGYRFRPELGGGAFHDTASYWLDAVQAVVGLGGATASGHSEFSGPNGVDLEFDAVLRLPSGVRAELRASLVGPYRADHEFRFTGGKARLRNFLRPAAGPFPVNLVLQRDGGAREVRSFPAVSYYDAQLDRIMALLERPARADDAVVERVVVLESAYLNALERCARIGRGEA